Proteins encoded in a region of the Candidatus Methylomirabilota bacterium genome:
- a CDS encoding ABC transporter ATP-binding protein, whose product MLKLNNIQVIYSNVILVLKGLSLEVPDGQIVALLGANGAGKTSTLKAISGLLKTEAGKVTDGSIEFLDRRIDGLDPEDICRLGIVQVMEGRKVLESLTVEENLRIGGYTRREPAGVRQDMQMIFEYFPRLVERRNQLAGYLSGGEQQMLVIGRAFMAKPRLMLLDEPSLGLAPLLVREIFEIIQKINVERGTTFLLVEQNAQIALRIAHYGYIMENGRIVFDGPADKMRSNDDVREFYLGLSEAGRRKSFRDVKFYKRRKRWVF is encoded by the coding sequence TTGCTCAAGCTGAACAACATCCAGGTCATCTACAGCAACGTCATCCTCGTCCTGAAGGGCCTCTCTCTCGAGGTCCCCGACGGCCAGATCGTGGCGCTGCTGGGCGCCAACGGCGCGGGCAAGACGTCCACGCTCAAGGCCATCTCGGGCCTGCTCAAGACCGAGGCCGGCAAGGTGACCGACGGCAGCATCGAGTTCCTGGACCGGCGCATCGACGGGCTCGATCCCGAGGACATCTGCCGCCTCGGCATCGTCCAGGTGATGGAGGGGCGCAAGGTCCTCGAGAGCCTCACCGTGGAGGAGAACCTCCGCATCGGCGGCTACACCCGGCGGGAGCCCGCGGGCGTGCGGCAGGACATGCAGATGATCTTCGAGTACTTCCCGCGGCTCGTGGAGCGGCGGAACCAGCTCGCGGGGTACCTCTCGGGCGGCGAGCAGCAGATGCTGGTGATCGGGCGCGCGTTCATGGCCAAGCCGCGGCTGATGCTGCTCGACGAGCCGTCGCTCGGCCTGGCCCCCTTGCTGGTGCGCGAGATCTTCGAGATCATCCAGAAGATCAACGTCGAGCGCGGGACGACGTTTCTCCTCGTGGAGCAGAACGCCCAGATCGCCCTGCGCATCGCGCACTACGGCTATATCATGGAGAACGGCCGCATCGTCTTCGACGGCCCCGCCGACAAGATGCGCAGCAACGACGACGTGCGCGAGTTCTACCTCGGCCTCAGCGAGGCGGGCCGGCGCAAGAGCTTCCGCGACGTCAAGTTCTACAAGCGCCGCAAGCGCTGGGTGTTCTAA
- a CDS encoding LLM class flavin-dependent oxidoreductase gives LWLATQTTRLKLGCAFNVVPMWHPIRLAEDYAMADIVTDGRVIMGVGRGYHSREVETFGAPVIDQGANRELFEEQIDLLLKCFNEEAFTHQGKRYDCPPAVEYRGYQLTDITCVPRPKHLPVEIWMPIASSKSIDYMASKNFKAMVTLNGEKILDDVVKAYRDACAKYGRPKQLGEDMIWGAGLYLADTPEEGKRRVEPSHDERYKWFAPFGFVRYADAQGRTWGTPGAPARVPSLADGIQQKAWFCGPPSLVVEGIKSIEAKYPGLEDFMIHWAEGLSAREFQEQLRWFARDVIPEFQNR, from the coding sequence GCTCTGGCTCGCGACCCAAACGACGCGGCTCAAGCTCGGCTGTGCCTTCAACGTGGTCCCGATGTGGCACCCGATCCGTCTCGCCGAGGACTACGCGATGGCCGATATCGTCACCGACGGTCGCGTGATCATGGGCGTGGGACGTGGCTACCACTCGCGGGAGGTCGAGACGTTCGGGGCGCCCGTCATCGACCAGGGGGCGAACCGGGAGCTGTTCGAGGAGCAGATCGACCTCCTGCTCAAGTGCTTCAACGAGGAGGCGTTCACCCACCAGGGCAAGCGGTACGATTGCCCTCCGGCCGTCGAGTACCGCGGCTACCAGCTCACCGACATCACGTGTGTGCCGCGGCCGAAACACTTGCCCGTGGAGATCTGGATGCCGATCGCGAGCAGCAAATCCATCGACTACATGGCCAGCAAGAACTTCAAGGCCATGGTGACCCTCAACGGCGAGAAGATCCTCGACGACGTCGTGAAGGCGTACCGCGACGCCTGCGCGAAATACGGCCGCCCGAAGCAGCTCGGCGAGGACATGATCTGGGGCGCCGGGCTCTACCTCGCCGACACGCCCGAGGAGGGCAAGCGTCGCGTCGAGCCGTCGCACGACGAGCGCTACAAGTGGTTCGCGCCGTTCGGCTTCGTGCGTTACGCGGACGCGCAGGGCCGTACGTGGGGCACCCCGGGCGCGCCCGCGCGCGTGCCGTCGCTCGCCGACGGGATCCAGCAGAAGGCATGGTTCTGCGGTCCGCCGTCCCTCGTCGTGGAGGGCATCAAGTCCATCGAGGCCAAGTATCCCGGGCTCGAAGACTTCATGATCCACTGGGCGGAAGGGCTCTCGGCGAGGGAGTTCCAGGAGCAGTTGCGCTGGTTCGCGCGCGACGTGATCCCGGAGTTTCAGAACCGCTGA